In the Blautia coccoides genome, AGGCATAAAGGCCATGGATGCGGTTTATGAGAACCTTTTTACACCATACGGTATTATGCTCAACGGCCCGTCCTACACCGTGCCGGATGACGACATCGGCTTTGTGACCAGGGTATACCCGGGTGTGAAGGAAAACGGCTCTGTGTTCAGCCATCCCAATCCATGGGCATGGGCTGCAGAATGCATGCTTGGCAGAGGAAGCCGGGCCATGGAATTTTATAATGCCCTGTGCCCTTATTACCAGAATGATATGATCGAGATTCGCCAGGCAGAGCCGTATTCCTACTGCCAGTTCATTATGGGAAAAGACCACACCGCATACGGCAGGGCAAGACATCCCTTTATGACAGGCAGCGGCGGCTGGGCTTACTTTGCGGCCACCAGATACATGCTGGGCATCCGTCCGCAGATGGACGGACTGGAGATAGACCCCTGCATCCCGGGAGACTGGGACGGATTTAAGGCACACCGGGTATTCCGCGGCGCGTCCTTTGAGATCACAGTAGAGAATCCGGAACATGTGGAAAAGGGTGTAAAGGAAATCTGGCTGGATGGGGAAAAAACAGATAGGATCCCCATCTGTGAAGCGGGCAGCAGTCATACAGTGAGAGTAGTTATGGGATAACTGTTCAGGGGCCTGTGAAGGCAGCGGACAGTTTACGCTATGGGATAACTTATGGGTTCATACAGGAAGGAGAGAACAGCAATGATCAAATTTGGAACAGGCGGTTGGAGAGCCATCATAGGTGACGGCTTCACAAAGGAGAATATCCAGAAGCTGACAAAAGCCCTTGCCATGAAAATGAAGGCAGAGGGCGTAGAGAAGGAAGATATCTGTATTGGATATGACAGGCGTTTCCTGGCAAAAGAGGCGGTTATGTGGGCATGTGAGGTGCTGGCCGCGGAGGGGATCCGTGCCTGGTTTATCAACAGGTCTTCGCCCACCCCGCTGATTATGTATTATGTGATGGCACATGATCTGCCTTACGGCATGATGGTGACGGCCAGCCATAACCCGGCTATTTACAATGGGATCAAGGTCTTCACAAGAGGCGGAAGAGATGCCAATGAGGTGCAGACACAGGAGATCGAGCAGTATATAGCCAAAGTGGAGGAGGAGACTGCAGCAGGTAGTCCTGTGGCTGTCATCCCCTATGAGCAGGCAGTTGCCGAGGGAAAGGTTGTGGAATTTAATCCTCTCAATGAATATCTGGACAATATTATCGCGGCTGTGGATGTGGAGGCTATTAAGAACAAGGGGCTTCGTGTGGCTCTTGACCCCATGTACGGCGTGAGCCAGACATCCCTGAAGACACTGCTCTCCATCACCCGCTGCGAGCTGGAGATCATACATGAGCGCCATGACACACTGTTCGGCGGCAAGCTGCCGGCACCGAATGCCCAGACGCTGCGCTCCCTGCAGAATTATGTGCTGGACAGAGGCTGTGATATCGGTGTGGCCACAGACGGGGATGCCGACCGTATTGGCGTCATTGATGACACCGGCAAATTCCTGCATCCAAATGACATTTTAGTGCTGCTGTACTACTATCTTGTAAAATATAAGGGCTGGAGCGGTCCTGTAGTCCGCAACGTGGCAACCACCCATATGCTGGACCGGGTGGCTGAGAGCTTTGGGCAGAAATGCTATGAGGTTCCTGTTGGCTTCAAATATATTTCCTCCAAGATGGAGGAGACAGACGCCATCATCGGTGGTGAGTCGTCAGGCGGCCTCACTGTAAAGGGACATATCAACGGCAAGGACGGTGTATACGCCGCCATGCTTCTGGTGGAGATGATCGCTGTGACAGGAAAGAAGATCTCACAGATCGCAAGGGATATTGAGGAAGAGTACGGAAGCATCTATATGGAGGAGAGGGACTATAAGTTCACACCTGCGAGAAAAGAGGAGATCCAGAGGACGCTTATGGTGGATAAGGCACTTCCGGATATCAGTGAGCCTATTGAGCGGGTATCTTATATGGACGGCTGTAAGATCTATTTTAAAAACGGCGGCTGGATCATTGCCAGATTCTCCGGTACAGAGCCTCTTCTGCGTATTTTCTGCGAGATGCCGGAGGCTTACCAGGCTGTCCGCATGTGCGAGCTTTTTGAAGAATTTCTGGAATTGAAGGGCTGACCACAGGGATTTTAAATATCCGCGCGTGCACGGTATTGAGCAGTTACAGGAGATGAGACAAATAAATGAGGGTGTACTGCAGAATGACAAAATTTTGCAGTATACCCTCTATTTTTTTCTGCGAAAAAAGAAAGTACATGGTATGATATAGAAAGAGCGGTTTGAAAGAACAGGAACCGCAGAATGCAGGGAGAGAGGAAAAAGAGATGAAAGAAAAAAAGAAAATTTCCATCCAGTGGAGAGTGATCGCCATTGCCCTGGGCTGCTGGATGATACCATTTGTGCTCATGGTGGGAATGATGGTGCATTACATACTGTCCAACCAGTTGGGGGACCGGGTGGATAATATGACGGACCAGGTGAATTTTAATATGCAGACAAGTGTGGAGCGGCTGAACCAGGCCATAGAGGACTCCAGGGACGCGTCCTATGAGGGGGAACTGCGCTCTGTATACGAGGCGTTTAAAAATAACAATTATAAGGATTACTGGTTAAGCGGCAGGGTGCGGGGATATCTGAACACCAAATACACCAAGGACCCCAGCTTTTCCAGCACTGTTTTCTGGTATCTGGAAGAACCGGAGAAGCTAAACGGTGAGGTGTATAATTCCAGTGCGGGTGGGTCTTATCATCAGATAGATACCTATTGGAAGAAAGACCATGAGACAGTGAAAAAATATGCGGAGACCCTTGACACTAACATCGGTTTTCTGGAGTGTGACGGCCGTGTCTATATGATCAGGAATCTTGTGAACCGCTCCTTTGAACCTGTGGGCGTGCTTGTTATGCGCATGAACATCGCCTACTGCTTCGAGGGTATGCAGCATTTTCTGGAAGACTTTGATATGAGTATCTACTTAAATGAACTGAATCTGGAGTTCAGCCAGGGCATAGAACAGGAGAAAAAGGACGGGCCTTACCCGGATGAATACCCCCAGGGAAGCACATGGGAGGGCAGTTACCTGTATATCAGAAATCTCGTGAAGGAAAACAGCTACCGTCTGGACACTCTTGTGCGGATACCCAAGACTGTGGTCATGGATTCCATGTATGCATACCTGCGCATTCTGGGAGTGATGATCGTGCTTCTGGTTCCGCTGGTGATGATCCTGATCTTTATGGTGAGGCGTCATATTCTGCAGCCCACAGAGCAGCTTATGGAGGGAGCCAGAGAGATCCAGGAGGGCAATCTGGGGTATCAGATCACCTTTGAGCCGGGCAGCCAGGAATTCGGCTATCTGACAGAATCCTTTAACCAGATGTCCAGCCGTCTGAAATATCAGTTTGACCATATTTATCAGGAGGAGATGGCACTTAAGGATGCCAGGATCATGGCTCTGCAGTCCCACATTAATCCTCACTTTATGAACAATACCCTGGAGATCATCAACTGGGAGGCCCGTCTCTCAGGCAATATGAAGATTTCCAAAATGATAGAATCCCTGTCCGTGCTCATGAACGCCGCTATGGACAGAAAGCGTCGCCACGTAGTGCCGCTGAAAGAAGAACTGCAGTATGTGGAGGCTTATCTTCATATAATGAAAGAGAGACTGGGAAATAGGCTCACTGTGGATTTGGAGATAGGGGAGGACACCTTAAATGAGAAGGTCCCCAGACTGATCCTGCAGCCTGTGATCGAGAATGCCATAGAACACGGCGTCATAAGAAGCGGCAGCGGCACAGTGGTGTTAAGGAGCTATAAGAAGGGGGACTACCTCTATCTGGAGACGGAGAACAACGGCATTATGAGCGAGCAGGAGAGGGCTAAGGTAGACAGGCTGCTTGCGCCTGACTATGACACCAGCAAGGAGTCCTCAGGCAATCTGGGCATAGCAAATGTGAACCAGAGACTGGGTATTTTGTATGGAGAACCCTGCGGACTGTCCATTTTCCAGGAAAAAGATGACCGGATTTGTGCCCGCTTGACCATTTTTGTTGGTCTAAGAGCACAATAAAAAGCAAAAAATCACAGTCTCAGTTATTCGCTTTTTACAATATATGCGGTATTATAATGTCATCAAGAAAAACAAAGCAAAACAAACAGTAAACAGGGAGGTAAGTTAGTTATGAAGAAGAAAGTTGTATCAGTTTTACTTGTTGGAGCAATGGCAGGAACTATGCTGGCAGGCTGCGGCGGTGACAACAAAGCAGCAGACGCCGGAGACAATACCAAGAAGGAAGATACCGCGGATAAATCCGACAGCAGTGACAGTGGCGATGACAGCAGCGCAGAGGGAAAGGTTACATTGAATGTGACCACAACATTTGCAGGAACTGAGAGTAACGTGGATAAATACCAGGAAACCATTGAGAACTGGCAGAAAGAGACAGGAAATAAGGTAAATGATTCCTCCGCATCTGCAGACGAAGCCATGAAAGCCCGTGTTATCACAGACTTTGAGACAGGTGCAGAACCGGACGTTATGTTCTACTTCAACGGCAATGACTCCAATCCGTTTGTAGAAGCGGATAAAGTGGTTCCCATTGATGAGATCCGTGAAAAATATCCGGACTATGCAGCGAACATGAATGATGACCTGATCCCCGGATCTCCGGTTGACGGTGTGAAATATGCAGTTCCCTTCTACGGATATTGGGAAGGTATGTACGTAAACAAGAAAGTCTGCGAGGATGCGGGTGTTGAGATCCCGGGACCAGACACCACATGGGAACAGTTCATGGAGACCTGCCAGAAGATCAAGGACGCAGGATATACCCCGATCGCAGCTTCTCTTATCAAAGAGCCGCACTATTGGTTTGAGTATTCTATCTACAATCATGACACACCGGCAACACACGTAGCTGTTCCGGAAAAAGTGGATGACAAAGTGGGCAAAGCCTGGGAAGCTGGTATCGCTGATATCAAGGATGTCTATGAAAAAGGTTTCTTTACAGAGAACACCAACACCTGCGAAGCTGATGAAGCATTCCAGGGATTCCTGCAGGATAAAGCTGCATTTTATGTAGACGGCTCCTGGAAAATGGGCGGTATCAGAGACAATTCTGATAATATTGATAACTTCACAGTTACTTTTGTACCTGGTCAGAACGAGAGAAAGACAACAGATATTATCAGCGGCCTGTCATCAGGATGGTACATCTCCAGAAAAGCATGGGATGATCCGGAAAAACAGAAAGCAGCTGTAGACTTAGTAGAAGCTTTTATCAACACAGAAACCGTATCTGATTACGCAGGAACAGCAACAACAGCATTAAAAGACGGCGCGCAGATCGATGAGAGCAAACTGAATTCACTGGAAAAAGACGCTCTTGCCATGCTGAAATCCGTAACCGCAACAACAGGCGCATGCCAGGATCTGTGCACAGAAGATCAGAGAGCTCCTATCTTCACCAATATGCCGCAGATCGTAGAAGGTCAGATGCAGATCAGTGATGCGATCCAGCAGGTTATCGACGCAATGGAAGAATAGTTTCTGTAACGTATAAACTGTATTTTTTAAGGACCGGAGAGGAGAAAATCCTCCGGTCCTTCTTAAAGAAAAGCAAGTGAAGTAACTTTCAAATGGACGCAGGTGTTCGCTTGAAAGTCTGGGAGGCGAAATCTATGAATAACACATCAAATATTTATAAGAATAAGAAGCCGGCCATTTTTTTCCTGCTGCCTGCATTCCTGTTCCTGATTCTGTATCTGTATTACCCATTTATCCAGAACATCTTCAACAGTTTCATGAAAATCAAAGGACTGGCAACTCCGGCCAAAGGGTTTAATGACCCGGTTTACAAGAACTACACACGTCTGTTCACAGACCCGAATATGAGAATTGCTCTGAAAAACACACTGATCATGATAATCGTGACCATCGTAGGGCAGGTGGGAATCGCGATCGTCATCGCACTTTTGGTAGATAACATCAAAAGAGGGGCAAAGTTCTTCCGTATCGTTTACTTCTTCCCTATTGTTATCTCAGCAACCGCATTAGGACTTCTGTTCAACCTGATCTTCCTGTATGACAAAGGTATGATCAACCAGCTTTTGGAGTTTTTAGGTAAGACGAACCTGACAGACTGGAAGGACGAAGCACATGCCATAATGACCATGATGATACCAGTCACCTGGCAGTATGTGGGATTCTACTTCATCATACTGCTGACCGGACTTAACAATATATCGGATGAACTGTATGAATCAGCATCCATTGACGGAGCCACAAGGTTCCAGAGAGTACGTTTCATCTCCATCCCGCTTCTCCACAATGTCATCTGCACCTGCTGTGTGCTGGCTGTGACAGGAGCACTGAAGGTCTTCGACCTGCCATGGATGATGTTCCCCAACGGAATGCCCTACGGCAAGACGTGGCTCACCGGTACGTATATGTACTACTACGCATTTGTAGCAAGTGACGCGGATTACAGTTCAACCATCGCAATTGTGATCGTTGTTCTGGGTATAATCCTGTCAAAGGTTGTAAATGTCATTTTCAAAGAGAAAGATTATTAGAAGGGAGATATAGAAAATGAAAAAGCGTAAATTTTCACCAGGCATGTGCGTCGTATATCTCATCCTGATATTCTGGGCACTTACAACGATTTATCCGATTTTGTGGGTTATCTTAAACTCATTTAAAGACAGAAAGAAAATAATTGCAAACTCCTTTGCACTGCCCATCGGTGACCTGTTCAGTATGGAGAACTATAAGACGGCATTTGACAGACTGAACATCTTTACCGCATATAAAAACAGTATCATTGTTTCCTGCTGCGTGGCAGTTGTGGTTATCCTCCTGGCAGGAATGGCCTCCTACGCACTGGTGCGCTATAACCTGAAAACAAAGAAACTTTTAAACACTCTGGTTGTGGCAGCCATGATGTTCCCGGTATTCGCAACCATCATCCCTGTATTCCGTATGGAATTTGCATGGGGGATCGTAAATACGGATAAAGTTTCCCTATCCCTTTTGTCACTCATACTACCGCAGATAGCCGGCAACCTGGCCTTTGCCATGGTGGTGCTCACGGGGTATATCAAGAGTCTTCCCATAGAGCTGGAAGAGTCGGCATACCTGGAAGGCTGCAATCCCATGCAGATCTTCTTTAAGATCGTAGTGCCCCTTACAAAACCATCTTTTGCAACAGTTGGTATCTTCAGTTTCCTGTGGAGCTACAATGACCTGTTCTCCCAGACCTTCTTCCTTCGTTTCAAAGACCAATGGGCGATCACACGACTGCTCATGGAGATTTCCTCCAGAGAAGGTACGGACTACGGTCTGATGGCAGCAGTGGTAACCTTGATCATCGTGCCGCTTCTGGTTGTGTATGTATGTCTGCAGAAGTACATTATCAAAGGTATGACAGCGGGAGCTGTGAAGGGATGATAGTACCGTCTGCCTGAGGATCTCAAGCAGGGACAATACCGTAACAATAAAAATCGGAAGGAAAGTATTTGGTGGAAAACAGGCCAGATACTTTCCTTTTTTTCGTTAATGTTTTATAATAATAAAAAGTGGTAAATATTTTACACAATTTTAACGCAAATTTGAAAGAAGAAGAAAAAATTTGTGATAAACTGTAACTATGCAGCAGGCCTGCGCGTGCACTGCGCTGACCGTAAGAAGGCATTCCGCTGTCAGACTAGATCCAGCCGTCCGAAGCGGTTTGGTACGGAGTTTTGTCTGTACTTTGAAGGCACTGTATAGTTACGATGTAACATGCAGCCCGTAATTGTGAGGGTATTGAACTGTTACAATATGAAAAAACTAAAACAGGAGCCGGGGGTACATATGTATAAAGTAGTGATCGTAGATGACGAACCAATTATCGCGGAGGGACTTTCCAAAGTGGTGCCGTGGGAGAAATACGGCTGCAGGATTGCGGCTACAGCGGGCAATGGGCAGGAGGGCCTGGAGGTCATAAGGAAGGAGCAGCCCAATATGGTGATATCCGATATTTCCATGCCGGGCATGGACGGCCTGAAAATGATTGCGGCTCTCAGAGTAGAATTTCCTGAGATGCAGATTTCTATTCTGACAGGGTACCGGGATTTTGACTACGCGCAGCAGGCCATCCGTCTTGGAGTGACGCGTTTCCTTTTAAAACCGTCCAATATGGACGAGATAGAGGAAGCTGTACAGGTCATGGCGGAAAACCTGAAAAAAAGCAATATCACCGGCCAGGAGGATGAGTCTGAGAATACAGCCGGAAGCTTTATTGTGAAGAATGCCCTGGCCTATATACAGGAAAACTATAATAAAAAGATTTCTTTAAGTGAAGTGGCTGAGAACACCTTTGTCAGCCAGTGGCATCTGAGCAAGCTGTTGAACAAACATCTGGAAAAGAGCTTTTCGGAAATCCTCAACTCCATTCGGATCGAGAAGGCAAAGGAGCTTTTGAAAGATCCGTCCCTGCGCATCGGAGATGTGGCAGAGGAAGTGGGATTTCTGGATATGGCGCATTTTTCCAGAGTATTTAAGAAGATAGAAGGAATTTCAGCCAACGAGTACAGAAATAAGATATAGTCCGTTTACGGAAGAGGTGAGAAAATGGCAATTACAAGATTTGCGGCAATTGATGTTGGCTCTTATCATGTATCCATGGATATCTATGAGATTTCGCCGAAAGCAGGTATCCGTCAGATTGATGAGGTCAGAAGCCGTCTGGAGATCGGGCGGGACACATACGGCACCGGGAAGATCGGGTATGATTCCACTCAGGAGCTGTGTGCCGTACTCCGGGACTTCGCAGGCATCATGAAGGAATACCAGGTGGATGCTTACCGGGCCTGCGCCACCAGTACCCTGCAGGAGGCTAGGAATGTCTGGATCGTATTGGACCAGGTATACCAGAAAACAGGCATCAATGTGGAAATCCTCAGCAACTCAGAGCAGAGGTTTTACGGTTATAAATCCCTGGCGGCCAAGGAAGCGGCATTTACAAAGATCATCCAGAAGGGAACTGCTATCATTGAGATCGGCGGAGGAAATGTACAGATTTCCCTGTTTGACAAGGACGCGCTGGTGACGACCCAGAATTTCAAGATGGGAAGCCTGCGTATCCGGGAGCGCCTGATCCCTGTGGAGAAAGAGACTGTTTACTATGAACATCTGGTGGAAGAGCTGATACACAATGATATTCTGAGCTTTAAAAAACTGCATCTGAAAGAGAGGAAGATTGACAATATCATTCTTCTAGGAGATGTGTTTATGGAAACGATCCTGAAGAAAAAAAGCAGCATGGAGGAAAACAGGACTGTCAGCCGTGACGCGTTTATGCAGGTGTATGAGGGCATTGTCCATAAATCTCCGGAGCAGGCCGCTGTGGAGCTGGGGATTTCCCTGGAGTTTGCCACCATCTTAGTGCCGACTCTGATCATCTGCAGAGTATTTATTGATGAGATGGGAGCAGACACTTTATGGCTGCCGGGAACCCAGTTAAATGACGGTGTATCCTATGACTACGCCCAGAAGCAGAAGCTCATCAAAAGCACTCATAATTTTGAAAATGACATACTGGTATCCGCCAGAAATATAGCGAAGCGCTACATGAGCAACAAGAGCCATACCCAGGCGGTTGCTCAGGTGGCCAACATAATCTTTGACAGCATGAAGAAGGTGCACGGTATGGGAAGCCGGGAAAAGCTGCTCCTGCAGATCGCGGTCATCCTTCACGACTGCGGGAAATATATCAGCATGAGCAATGCGGCTGAGTGTTCCTATGCGATCATCATGTCCACAGAGATCATCGGCCTGTCCCATATGGAACGGGAAGTCATTGCAAGTGTGGTGCGCTTTAATTCCGAGCCTTTCAAATATTACGGGGAGGCGGATTCCAAGAGTGCCATTGACCGTGACACTTACATGCTGATCGGCAAGCTGACCGCTATATTAAGGGTAGCCAATGCCCTGGACCGCAGCCATGAGCAGAAAGTGGAGGAAGTTAAGGCGGCAGTTAAGGAGAAAGAATTAATATTGACCATTGATACGCAGGAGGATCTTACACTGGAGGAAGGACTTCTGACAGAAAAGGCAGATTTCTTTGAAGAAGTGTTCAGTATCCGCCCGAGACTGCGCCGGAAGAAGAGAAGATAGGGGGCATAAGGATGGATTTAAAAGATTACATGAAACCGGAATATTACTGGAACAGGGAATTGAGCTGGATAAAATTTAATGAGAGAGTTCTCTCTGAAGCCAGGGACAAACCCCTTCCCCTGTTTGAAAGACTGAAATTTTTAAGTATCACAGCCTCCAATCTGGATGAATTTTTCATGATCCGTGTGGCATCCTTAAAGGATATGGTACATGCAAAATACACAAAACCGGATATTGCCGGCATGACGCCAAAGGAACAGTTAAAAGAGCTGTCCACAGTAACAAAGGAGCTGGTGGAGACACAGTATAATACCTACAACCGTTCTCTTCTGCCTGCGCTGAAGAAGGTAGGTCTTCATGTGGTGGAAAAGCATGAGGATCTCACAAAGGAGCAGCAGGCGTACGTAGACCGCTATTTTGAAGAGAGCGTATATCCGGTCCTGACGCCTATGGCCATGGATTCAGCCAGGCCTTTTCCCCTTATCAGAAACAAGACACTGAATATCGGTGCCCTGATTTCAAAAAAGGACAAAAAGGGAAAGGAGGAGCTTGAGTTCGCCACAGTCCAGGTGCCCTCTGTGCTGCCCAGAATTGTTATGCTGCCTGAGGATAAAAAGGGAAATACTGTTGTGATCTTACTGGAGCAGGTGATCGAGAGGAATATCGGAAAGCTGTTCCTAAGCAATGAGGTGGCCTGCACCTGTCCGTACCGGATCATGAGAAACGCGGATCTGACCATTGATGAGGATGAAGCGGCAGATCTCCTGAAAGAAATCCAGAAACAGTTGAAAAAGCGCCAGTGGGGTGAAGTGATCCGTCTGGAAGTGGAAGACAAGATGGATGAGAGACTTTTAGAAGTCCTCACAATGGAGTTTGAAATCAAGGAGGAGGACATCTTCCAGATCAACGGACCGCTGGATCTGACCTTCCTTATGAAGATGTACGGAATGGCCGGTTTTGATGAATACAGGAACAAGCCTTATACACCGGCTCCGGTGCCGGCTATGATGACAGACGAGGATATTTTTACCCAGATCAGAAGAGGGGATATTCTGCTGCACCATCCGTTTATGACATTTCAGCCAGTTGTGGATTTTGTGCGCCAGGCTGCAAAAGACCCGGATGTGCTGGCTATCAAGCAGACTCTGTACCGGGTCAGCGGCAATTCACCGATCATTGCGGCACTGGCTCAGGCAGCGGAGAACGGCAAGCAGGTCACTGTTTTGGTGGAGCTGAAGGCCCGCTTTGACGAAGAAAATAATATTGTCTGGGCAAAAATGCTTGAGAAAGCGGGATGCCATGTTATTTACGGGCTTCTGGGATTAAAAACACACAGCAAGATCACTCTGGTGGTGCGCAGGGAGGAGAACGGTATCCGCAGATATGTACATCTGGGAACCGGCAATTATAACGATTCCACAGCCAAGCTGTATACAGACTGCGGTATTCTTACCTGTTCTGCCAGGATCGGGGAGGATGCCACAGCGGTGTTTAACATGCTCTCCGGTTACTCGGAGCCAAGAACCTGGAATAAGCTTGTCGTGGCGCCTATCTGGATGCGTGACCGTTTTATCCACCAGATCGAGATGGAGCGGGAATATGCTCTGAAAGGCCGAAAGGCAAGAATCGTGGCCAAAATGAATTCCCTCTGCGACAGGGATATTATTGCCGCCCTGTATGCGGCCAGTGCGGCAGGGGTGAAGATTGACCTGATCGTGCGCGGAATCTGCTGCCTGAAGACGGGAATCCCGGGTATCAGCGAGAATATCACTGTGCGCTCTATTGTGGGTAATTTCCTGGAGCATAGCAGGATCTTTTACTTCTACAGCGACGGACATGAGGAAATCTTCATGGGAAGTGCAGACTGGATGCCCAGAAATCTTGACAAGAGGGTGGAAATCGTATTTCCCGTGGAGGATGAGAAGCTGAAGGAGGAAGTCAAACACATTCTGGAAATGCAGCTTGCTGACAATGTAAAGGCGCATGTGCTGCAGCCTGACGGAAAGTATGAGAAGATAGACAAAAGAGGCAAGGTATTGATGAGTTCCCAGGATTATTTCTGCGAGGAGGCATGGGAGCGGGCAAAACTTCCGGAAAGTGCTGTAGACAACAGAGTGTTTATTCCTGCCGAGGCACCGGAGGATTAAAAGTAAACAGTTATAGAAAGAAGGACTGCTGTCCGAAGGGAGAAGCCTTTGGATAACGGTCCTTTCTGGGGTTGAAGGCTGCTGCGGGAAGTCTCGTATTAGACAGCG is a window encoding:
- a CDS encoding phosphoglucomutase/phosphomannomutase family protein, yielding MIKFGTGGWRAIIGDGFTKENIQKLTKALAMKMKAEGVEKEDICIGYDRRFLAKEAVMWACEVLAAEGIRAWFINRSSPTPLIMYYVMAHDLPYGMMVTASHNPAIYNGIKVFTRGGRDANEVQTQEIEQYIAKVEEETAAGSPVAVIPYEQAVAEGKVVEFNPLNEYLDNIIAAVDVEAIKNKGLRVALDPMYGVSQTSLKTLLSITRCELEIIHERHDTLFGGKLPAPNAQTLRSLQNYVLDRGCDIGVATDGDADRIGVIDDTGKFLHPNDILVLLYYYLVKYKGWSGPVVRNVATTHMLDRVAESFGQKCYEVPVGFKYISSKMEETDAIIGGESSGGLTVKGHINGKDGVYAAMLLVEMIAVTGKKISQIARDIEEEYGSIYMEERDYKFTPARKEEIQRTLMVDKALPDISEPIERVSYMDGCKIYFKNGGWIIARFSGTEPLLRIFCEMPEAYQAVRMCELFEEFLELKG
- a CDS encoding carbohydrate ABC transporter permease — translated: MNNTSNIYKNKKPAIFFLLPAFLFLILYLYYPFIQNIFNSFMKIKGLATPAKGFNDPVYKNYTRLFTDPNMRIALKNTLIMIIVTIVGQVGIAIVIALLVDNIKRGAKFFRIVYFFPIVISATALGLLFNLIFLYDKGMINQLLEFLGKTNLTDWKDEAHAIMTMMIPVTWQYVGFYFIILLTGLNNISDELYESASIDGATRFQRVRFISIPLLHNVICTCCVLAVTGALKVFDLPWMMFPNGMPYGKTWLTGTYMYYYAFVASDADYSSTIAIVIVVLGIILSKVVNVIFKEKDY
- a CDS encoding carbohydrate ABC transporter permease; the protein is MKKRKFSPGMCVVYLILIFWALTTIYPILWVILNSFKDRKKIIANSFALPIGDLFSMENYKTAFDRLNIFTAYKNSIIVSCCVAVVVILLAGMASYALVRYNLKTKKLLNTLVVAAMMFPVFATIIPVFRMEFAWGIVNTDKVSLSLLSLILPQIAGNLAFAMVVLTGYIKSLPIELEESAYLEGCNPMQIFFKIVVPLTKPSFATVGIFSFLWSYNDLFSQTFFLRFKDQWAITRLLMEISSREGTDYGLMAAVVTLIIVPLLVVYVCLQKYIIKGMTAGAVKG
- a CDS encoding ABC transporter substrate-binding protein; the encoded protein is MKKKVVSVLLVGAMAGTMLAGCGGDNKAADAGDNTKKEDTADKSDSSDSGDDSSAEGKVTLNVTTTFAGTESNVDKYQETIENWQKETGNKVNDSSASADEAMKARVITDFETGAEPDVMFYFNGNDSNPFVEADKVVPIDEIREKYPDYAANMNDDLIPGSPVDGVKYAVPFYGYWEGMYVNKKVCEDAGVEIPGPDTTWEQFMETCQKIKDAGYTPIAASLIKEPHYWFEYSIYNHDTPATHVAVPEKVDDKVGKAWEAGIADIKDVYEKGFFTENTNTCEADEAFQGFLQDKAAFYVDGSWKMGGIRDNSDNIDNFTVTFVPGQNERKTTDIISGLSSGWYISRKAWDDPEKQKAAVDLVEAFINTETVSDYAGTATTALKDGAQIDESKLNSLEKDALAMLKSVTATTGACQDLCTEDQRAPIFTNMPQIVEGQMQISDAIQQVIDAMEE
- a CDS encoding response regulator transcription factor, which translates into the protein MYKVVIVDDEPIIAEGLSKVVPWEKYGCRIAATAGNGQEGLEVIRKEQPNMVISDISMPGMDGLKMIAALRVEFPEMQISILTGYRDFDYAQQAIRLGVTRFLLKPSNMDEIEEAVQVMAENLKKSNITGQEDESENTAGSFIVKNALAYIQENYNKKISLSEVAENTFVSQWHLSKLLNKHLEKSFSEILNSIRIEKAKELLKDPSLRIGDVAEEVGFLDMAHFSRVFKKIEGISANEYRNKI
- a CDS encoding sensor histidine kinase, producing the protein MKEKKKISIQWRVIAIALGCWMIPFVLMVGMMVHYILSNQLGDRVDNMTDQVNFNMQTSVERLNQAIEDSRDASYEGELRSVYEAFKNNNYKDYWLSGRVRGYLNTKYTKDPSFSSTVFWYLEEPEKLNGEVYNSSAGGSYHQIDTYWKKDHETVKKYAETLDTNIGFLECDGRVYMIRNLVNRSFEPVGVLVMRMNIAYCFEGMQHFLEDFDMSIYLNELNLEFSQGIEQEKKDGPYPDEYPQGSTWEGSYLYIRNLVKENSYRLDTLVRIPKTVVMDSMYAYLRILGVMIVLLVPLVMILIFMVRRHILQPTEQLMEGAREIQEGNLGYQITFEPGSQEFGYLTESFNQMSSRLKYQFDHIYQEEMALKDARIMALQSHINPHFMNNTLEIINWEARLSGNMKISKMIESLSVLMNAAMDRKRRHVVPLKEELQYVEAYLHIMKERLGNRLTVDLEIGEDTLNEKVPRLILQPVIENAIEHGVIRSGSGTVVLRSYKKGDYLYLETENNGIMSEQERAKVDRLLAPDYDTSKESSGNLGIANVNQRLGILYGEPCGLSIFQEKDDRICARLTIFVGLRAQ
- a CDS encoding Ppx/GppA phosphatase family protein; this translates as MAITRFAAIDVGSYHVSMDIYEISPKAGIRQIDEVRSRLEIGRDTYGTGKIGYDSTQELCAVLRDFAGIMKEYQVDAYRACATSTLQEARNVWIVLDQVYQKTGINVEILSNSEQRFYGYKSLAAKEAAFTKIIQKGTAIIEIGGGNVQISLFDKDALVTTQNFKMGSLRIRERLIPVEKETVYYEHLVEELIHNDILSFKKLHLKERKIDNIILLGDVFMETILKKKSSMEENRTVSRDAFMQVYEGIVHKSPEQAAVELGISLEFATILVPTLIICRVFIDEMGADTLWLPGTQLNDGVSYDYAQKQKLIKSTHNFENDILVSARNIAKRYMSNKSHTQAVAQVANIIFDSMKKVHGMGSREKLLLQIAVILHDCGKYISMSNAAECSYAIIMSTEIIGLSHMEREVIASVVRFNSEPFKYYGEADSKSAIDRDTYMLIGKLTAILRVANALDRSHEQKVEEVKAAVKEKELILTIDTQEDLTLEEGLLTEKADFFEEVFSIRPRLRRKKRR